The following proteins are co-located in the Candidatus Dependentiae bacterium genome:
- a CDS encoding undecaprenyl-diphosphate phosphatase, with product MIYLIIIIFLQMILESLPVSSSGHLLLAEKFFQTTMPKYFDYFLHGPTILILLIIFYKEWFPLAKCLATSTYNKKMFAKFDSHKKLLKIFLKIITLVAISNAITTLIWFIFKFYLEKKEWFGTDIHLLIGFCVTTLFLFLLSFKERQSSHKSHLTNLNKATVINSMTVDLNIFAKYLILGIIQGLALFPGISRFASVYAASRFLNFTPKRAFQITFLLELPLISAGFLLGVYHINKINDQLSFLLFFAIAISTIISAIIFYFVKRLALANKLHYFFYYMIIPITILVFIILKHFGERELSRIFSGF from the coding sequence ATGATATATTTAATTATAATAATTTTTTTACAAATGATTTTAGAATCATTACCTGTAAGCAGCTCCGGGCATTTATTATTGGCAGAAAAATTTTTTCAAACTACTATGCCCAAATATTTTGATTACTTTTTACACGGTCCGACAATATTAATATTATTGATAATATTTTATAAAGAATGGTTCCCGTTAGCCAAATGCTTAGCAACAAGCACTTACAACAAAAAAATGTTTGCCAAATTTGACAGCCATAAAAAATTATTAAAAATATTTCTTAAAATAATAACACTCGTTGCAATATCAAATGCAATTACAACATTAATCTGGTTTATATTTAAATTTTATTTGGAAAAAAAAGAATGGTTTGGAACAGATATACATTTATTAATAGGTTTTTGTGTTACGACTTTATTTTTATTTTTACTAAGTTTTAAAGAAAGACAAAGTAGCCACAAATCGCACTTAACAAATCTAAACAAAGCAACTGTCATCAACAGCATGACAGTGGATCTAAACATCTTTGCAAAATATTTAATACTTGGCATTATTCAAGGGCTTGCCCTTTTTCCGGGCATATCTCGATTTGCATCGGTATATGCGGCATCACGATTTTTAAATTTTACACCAAAAAGAGCTTTTCAAATTACATTTTTGCTTGAATTACCGTTGATATCTGCAGGATTTTTACTGGGTGTTTATCACATAAATAAAATAAATGATCAATTATCTTTTTTACTATTTTTTGCAATAGCTATCAGCACAATAATTTCTGCGATAATTTTTTATTTTGTAAAAAGATTAGCGTTAGCAAATAAATTACATTATTTTTTTTATTATATGATTATACCAATAACAATACTTGTTTTTATTATTTTGAAACATTTTGGGGAGCGCGAGTTAAGTCGTATTTTTTCGGGTTTTTAG
- the acpP gene encoding acyl carrier protein: MAFSKEDTLQKVVFTIAEKLNIQESNIKPEATFKDLGADSLDNVEIIMSFEELFGIEIKDEDAEKIKTVQDAVNHIHEARTK, translated from the coding sequence ATGGCATTTTCAAAAGAAGATACATTGCAAAAAGTTGTTTTTACTATTGCAGAAAAATTAAACATTCAAGAAAGTAACATAAAACCTGAAGCTACATTTAAAGATTTAGGTGCAGACTCTCTTGATAATGTTGAAATAATTATGAGTTTTGAAGAACTCTTTGGTATAGAAATAAAAGATGAAGATGCGGAAAAAATCAAAACAGTTCAAGATGCTGTAAATCATATTCATGAAGCAAGAACAAAATAA
- the fabF gene encoding beta-ketoacyl-ACP synthase II — MKQEQNKKHRVAVTGIGLVNPLGNDTNTVWNNLIAGKSGISFLPDNFWGQNYKEFPYNFAGLVKNEQEILNNYFDLAKQRKSDRFIHLAMIAGYQAIQDSKLTKNYPENRTRFGCMLGVGVGGIKTIEDSLKDLISSGPKKVSPFLIPRSISNQAAGWLSMDFNLQGQIGAMVNACSSSADALGFAFRTIRDGYADYMLSGGAESCVTQLAISAFGNMRALCSSKNFNDPTKASRPFDKDREGFVLSEGAAILVLERLDLAQARNAKIYGEIIGYGATADAYHITAMHPEGLGAQQAITIALDDANINLKDIGYINAHGTSTQMNDKLETLVLKKVFGSHVSPDNINHAHISSTKSMTGHLLGAAGATEAAFSILALKNQILPPTINLENQDPECDLDYTPNKAISKSFDYAISNSFGFGGGNSVLVFKKF; from the coding sequence ATGAAGCAAGAACAAAATAAAAAACATCGAGTTGCAGTTACCGGAATAGGACTTGTAAATCCTTTAGGTAACGACACCAACACTGTATGGAATAATTTAATTGCCGGTAAATCCGGCATTTCCTTTTTACCTGATAATTTTTGGGGGCAAAATTATAAAGAGTTCCCATATAATTTTGCAGGGCTTGTAAAAAACGAACAAGAAATTTTAAATAATTACTTTGATTTAGCCAAACAACGTAAATCTGATAGGTTTATACATCTTGCAATGATAGCTGGCTATCAGGCAATACAAGATTCAAAATTAACTAAAAATTATCCTGAAAATCGTACACGCTTTGGTTGCATGCTTGGCGTTGGTGTTGGCGGAATAAAAACAATTGAAGATTCGCTAAAAGATTTAATTTCTTCTGGACCCAAAAAAGTTTCTCCATTTTTAATACCAAGATCTATCAGTAATCAAGCTGCAGGCTGGCTTTCTATGGATTTCAATCTGCAGGGACAAATTGGTGCAATGGTAAATGCATGTTCTTCAAGCGCTGATGCTTTAGGTTTTGCATTTCGCACAATTCGCGATGGCTATGCTGATTACATGCTTTCAGGAGGTGCTGAGAGTTGTGTAACGCAATTGGCAATATCTGCATTTGGCAATATGCGTGCACTTTGTTCAAGTAAAAATTTTAACGATCCGACAAAAGCAAGTAGACCTTTTGATAAAGATCGCGAAGGCTTTGTTCTTTCGGAAGGTGCTGCAATTTTGGTTTTGGAACGACTTGATTTGGCACAAGCTCGCAATGCAAAAATTTATGGTGAAATTATAGGATATGGAGCAACGGCTGACGCATATCATATTACAGCAATGCATCCTGAAGGCCTTGGCGCACAGCAGGCAATAACAATTGCGCTTGATGACGCAAATATAAATTTAAAAGATATCGGATATATTAATGCGCATGGCACATCAACTCAAATGAACGATAAGCTTGAAACGTTGGTATTAAAAAAAGTTTTTGGTTCTCATGTTAGCCCGGATAATATAAATCACGCTCATATAAGTAGCACCAAATCCATGACGGGGCATTTACTTGGTGCTGCCGGAGCAACTGAAGCGGCATTTTCGATTTTAGCATTAAAAAATCAAATTTTACCGCCAACTATAAACTTGGAAAATCAGGATCCGGAATGCGATTTGGACTATACACCAAATAAAGCGATATCTAAAAGTTTTGATTATGCCATTTCAAATAGCTTTGGTTTTGGTGGTGGTAATTCTGTTTTGGTTTTTAAAAAATTTTGA
- the fabG gene encoding 3-oxoacyl-ACP reductase FabG, producing MSHVKNSIVTGGVSGIGLEIVNSLKTRGDNVFVFDIFDADSDQVKNLINKKINYFQVDISNISLIENGFKSVFKIIDSCENKNLDLLVNNAGITRDGLVIRLKESDWDTVLNINLKGSFFCAQQAIKKMIKQNQSYIINISSIVGITGNIGQANYAASKAGVIALTKSIAAEYGSRNILVNAIAPGFIETGLTEKLPQDVKSNILHRISLKRFGKTCDIANLILFLSSGDADYITGQVIGVDGGLF from the coding sequence ATGTCACATGTGAAAAATTCTATTGTTACAGGCGGAGTAAGTGGAATTGGTTTGGAAATTGTAAATTCATTAAAAACACGTGGTGATAATGTTTTTGTTTTTGATATTTTTGATGCCGATTCAGATCAAGTAAAAAATTTAATTAATAAAAAAATAAATTATTTTCAAGTTGATATATCAAACATATCTTTAATAGAAAATGGTTTTAAATCTGTTTTTAAAATTATAGATTCTTGTGAAAATAAAAATTTGGATTTACTTGTGAATAATGCAGGAATTACACGTGATGGTCTTGTAATAAGATTAAAAGAATCTGACTGGGACACTGTTTTGAATATAAATTTAAAAGGTTCTTTTTTTTGTGCGCAGCAGGCGATAAAAAAAATGATAAAACAAAATCAAAGTTATATCATAAACATAAGCTCAATTGTTGGGATTACGGGGAATATTGGGCAGGCAAATTATGCTGCAAGTAAAGCCGGAGTTATTGCTTTAACCAAAAGTATTGCTGCAGAATACGGCAGTAGAAATATTTTAGTAAATGCCATAGCCCCTGGTTTTATAGAAACAGGATTAACTGAAAAATTACCACAAGATGTGAAATCCAATATCTTACACAGAATAAGTCTTAAAAGATTTGGTAAAACTTGTGATATTGCCAATTTGATTTTATTTTTATCAAGTGGTGATGCAGATTATATTACAGGACAAGTAATTGGAGTGGACGGAGGTCTTTTTTAA